Within the Fusarium keratoplasticum isolate Fu6.1 chromosome 1, whole genome shotgun sequence genome, the region CCTTGATTGGGTTGGCAGTAGGGCTCGATTTGCGAGGGTACACCTTCACTCATCACCCAGACCTCACACAGAGAGCCACAGTACAGAAGATTGTAAGTCCCCCCTTTTTCTGCGCTCTACGGTTGTTTTTCTATATCGAAAAGGGAAAGTATAAAAGTTCGACCTTGGCTGATGATACCTACCCACAAGGTCTCATGGGATGAAAGGTCTCTTTTCATCAATGGAGAGCGAGTCGTTCTATTCAGCGGCGAAATCCACCCATTTAGGTAAGGCAGTCCGCTGAGTTCCCCCACCAAGTTCTCTCTTGACGCACAGGCTAGGTTGCCCGTTCCATCCCTGTGGCTGGATTTGTTCCAAAAGCTCAAAGCAGCGGGTTTCAACTGTGTTTCCTTTTACACGGATTGGGCCCTTCTTGAGGCAAAACGAGGACATTACATAGCAGACGGTATCTTTGACTTAAACCCTTTCTTCGACGCAGCGAAGCAGACTGGGATCTACCTCATCGCCCGCCCCGGTCCATACATCAATGCTGAGGTGTCTGGAGGCGGTTTTCCTGGCTGGATGCAACGCGTCGAAAGCCCTTTCCGCGCTAACAATCCAAAATATCTTGAAGCGACAGACAAGTACGAGCTTTATCCTTTCTTGTTACCATTATTCCCTTCGCCTCGGCACCTCTTCTAACATGAGTTCCCATCAAGTTACATGAGAAACATGGTCAAGACCATGGCTCAAGCACAAATCACCAATGGAGGCCCCATCATCCTCTTTCAACCTGAGAACGAGTACAGTCTGGTGCGGAACAACCAACTCTTTCCAGACGGAACTTACATGCAATACGTCATCAACCAAGCTCACGACAACGGTATCTTAGTACCAATCATTAGTAATGATGCTCATCCAAGCGGCCATAATGCTCCAGGGACTGGTCTTGGCGAGGTGGACATTTATGGTTACGATGCATACCCGTAGGTCGTGCTCCCTCATTCCTGACCAGTGGCTTACTAGGACCGCAGTCTAGGTTTCAATTGCGTAAGAGAGCCCCAGCCGGTTCTAACGCATGAACGGCATGAAATTTGCTCGCAATAGAAGCTGACATTGCCCATCAGGCGCGACCAGAGGATTGGCCCACTGGTAAATTACCGACCAACTGGGCAGATCTTCATCTCCAGCAAAGCCCAAATACACCATTTTCTATCCTCGAGGTAAGTCAAGCCCTGTTTTTATGTACTTGAAACATATGAACTGATTTCTTCTAGTTCCAAGGTGGCTCCTACGATGTTTGGGGCGGGAATGGATACGAAAAGTGTGCagagcttctcaaccaggAGTTCACGAGAGTTttcaacaagaacaacatcGCTTTCGGAATCAACATCCTCAATATGTACATGGTGAGTGGCTCTGCCAACCAGGGTAGCTTGTGACACTCATTCTCTATAGGCCTTTGGTGGCACCAACTGGGGCAACTTGGGTTATCCGAGGGGCTACACATCTTATGATTACGGTGCAACTATCGCTGAAGACCGTACAATCACTCGCAAAAAGTACGGCGAGGCCAAGCTTTTGGGgtacttcttctcttctgttCCGGCCTACAGGGAAGCTGTGCCGCGAAGAGCAACAACGGCACTCACGACCACTGCCGACCTGACCGTGACGCCGCTATCTGCCAATGAGACTGGATTCTGGGTGCTGCGTCATACCGACTACTCTCAGCGGAAGAAGACAGAGTATGAAATCACTCTTCCCACAAGGGCGGGTAACATGACGATTCCGCAGCTTGCTGGGAAGTTGACCTTGAATGGTCGGGATTCCAAGATTCTCACCACTGACTTGCAGCTGAGTGGTAACACTCATCTTCGATACTCAAGTGCCGAGATCCTTGCCATCACGGAAACGGATGGCCGGCGAGTCCTCGTCTTGTATGGCCGAGCTGACGAGCGTCACGAGTGCGCCATTGACATCCCGCGCAACGCAAAAATATATGAGCATCGTCAAGGTGTTGAGTCATCCATCAAAACCAAGAGGCAAGGTGGCTCTCTTGTCGTCGCTTGGGATGCCGCAAAAGAGCGTTCAATTGTTGACCTTGGAAGCACACGGCTGGTTCTGCTTGGTAAGTCAAAGAGCTTCGATGCAGTCTGTTTATGGTCCATTGACACTGTCGCGTTAGGGAATGATTCGGCCTACGACTACTGGGTCGTTGACTTGCAAACCACTGGCCCGAAACAAAAGATCATTATCAAGGGGCCATACTTGGTTCGGAGCGTACGCGTGCAGGGTAACAGACTCGACATCTCGGCAGACTTCAACCAGACGACCACCGTAGAAGTATTCGCCGTGCCCGCTCAGGTCAAGAATCTATtcatcaacagcaagaaGTCCAAGCACTCGGAACCTATCAAGGGCGTTTGGTCAACGAATGTCTCGTTCGAGACACCGCGTATCAGTCTTCCCGACTTTTCCACCAGCAGCTGGAAATTTATTGACAGCCTACCAGAGGTGAAACCCGAGTACGACGACGCTGGGTGGCCCAAGGCAGATTTGCGAGACTCGCACAATGACTATCGCGCTCTCTCAACGCCAACTTCTCTGTATTCCGGGGATTACGGATTTCATGCAGGCCTTCTGATTTATCGGGGACATTTTGTTTCCTCAGGCAATGAAACAGGATTGGAAATCTGGAATCAGGGAGGGTGGGCTTTTTCCAGCTCCGCATGGCTGAATGGTACCTACTTGGGGTCGTCCAAGGTCAACGCTACAAGGCCTGACGCCAACACGACGTACGAATTTCCCCGGTTGGATCAAGGCCGCAGATACACCCTCACTATTCTTCAAGACAGCCAAGGA harbors:
- a CDS encoding Beta-galactosidase; the protein is MAQAQITNGGPIILFQPENEYSLVRNNQLFPDGTYMQYVINQAHDNGILVPIISNDAHPSGHNAPGTGLGEVDIYGYDAYPLGFNCARPEDWPTGKLPTNWADLHLQQSPNTPFSILEFQGGSYDVWGGNGYEKCAELLNQEFTRVFNKNNIAFGINILNMYMAFGGTNWGNLGYPRGYTSYDYGATIAEDRTITRKKYGEAKLLGYFFSSVPAYREAVPRRATTALTTTADLTVTPLSANETGFWVLRHTDYSQRKKTEYEITLPTRAGNMTIPQLAGKLTLNGRDSKILTTDLQLSGNTHLRYSSAEILAITETDGRRVLVLYGRADERHECAIDIPRNAKIYEHRQGVESSIKTKRQGGSLVVAWDAAKERSIVDLGSTRLVLLGNDSAYDYWVVDLQTTGPKQKIIIKGPYLVRSVRVQGNRLDISADFNQTTTVEVFAVPAQVKNLFINSKKSKHSEPIKGVWSTNVSFETPRISLPDFSTSSWKFIDSLPEVKPEYDDAGWPKADLRDSHNDYRALSTPTSLYSGDYGFHAGLLIYRGHFVSSGNETGLEIWNQGGWAFSSSAWLNGTYLGSSKVNATRPDANTTYEFPRLDQGRRYTLTILQDSQGYELNPWVGDDEMKHPRGILNYTLQQREQESISWRISGNLGGEDYQDRVRGPLNEGGSFVERNGFHQPGPPTKERSWTFLYGDDAASFELQSEAYGMLERVKEDLEHWRAKGPVGKLHNIVRFIRASPQRTEAFKAHAKEQEEADIYKLAEESTAELEVIQNNATRWNSTYMMIERALIKQSELNSFIQELGLEADASRRVPTADILTSDD